The genomic DNA CACCACACCTAAAAAACCAAATTCAGCTATGCGTAAAGTAGCTAGGGTTAGGCTAACAAATGGTAAAGAGGTTAATGCTTACATTGGTGGTGAAGGTCATAATTTACAAGAGCACTCTATTGTATTGGTTAGGGGTGGTAGAGTAAAAGACTTGCCAGGTGTAAGATACCACATCGTTCGTGGAGCTTTGGATACTTCTGGAGTAGACGGAAGAACACAAAGAAGGTCTAAGTATGGTACTAAGAGGCCTAAGAAATAGTAACAATTTTTAGTTAGAAGAAAATGAGGAAATCTAAACCAAAAAAGAGAATTATTCTTCCGGACCCAAAATTTAATGATGTTTTGGTAACGAAATTCGTGAACAACTTAATGTTCTCAGGAAAGAAGAATCTTTCATATAACATTTTTTACGAAGCAATCGAGATTGTAGGAGCGAAGATAAAAGACGAGAACAGCTTAGATGTTTTTAAGAAAGCTTTGTCTAATGTAACTCCAGCAGTAGAAGTTAGAAGCCGCAGAATAGGTGGTGCTACCTTCCAGATTCCTTCAGAAATTCGTCCTGGTCGTAAGCAATCCATAGGGATGAAAGCATTAATTGGTGCTTCGCGTAAACGCCACGAAAAAACAATGGGTGAGAGATTGGCCGGAGAGATTGTTGCAGCTTTTAAAGAGGAGGGGACTGCTTTCAAAAAGAAAGAAGAAACTCATCGTATGGCTGATGCAAACAAGGCTTTCTCACACTTCCGTTTCTAAGACGGGCAAGGGTTTACATATAAATTTAGATTAGAGATGTCTGAAAAACTAGAGTATAGAAGAAATATAGGCATTATGGCGCACATAGACGCGGGTAAGACCACGACTACTGAGCGCATTTTGTACTATACAGGTCGAAGTTATAAAATTGGTGAGGTCCACGACGGAGCTGCTACGATGGACTGGATGGTTCAGGAGCAGGAGCGAGGAATAACAATTACTTCAGCGGCAACCACTGTGTATTGGAACCGCAATAATATTAAGCATAAGATTAATATAATTGACACGCCGGGTCACGTAGATTTTACTGTAGAGGTAGAAAGATCGTTACGTGTACTGGATGGTGCTGTTGCTTTGTTTTGTGCTGTTGGTGGTGTTGAGCCACAGAGTGAAACTGTATGGCGTCAAGCTGATAAATATAATGTTCCTCGTATTGGATTCGTTAATAAAATGGATCGTACTGGAGCAGACTTTTTTGATGTTGTAGGTCAAGTAAGAGAGAAGTTAAAAGCAAATCCTGTTCCTCTTCAAATTCCAATTGGAGCTGAGGAGAAATTTGTAGGTGTTGTTGATTTAATTAGCAATAAAGCTTTTGTTTGGGATGAAGGATCGCAAGGTGTTGAAATCCGTGAGATTCCTGTTCCTGAAGATTTAGTGGATGTAGCTGCAGAATACAGGATGAAATTGATAGAGGGTGTTGCTGAGGAAAGTGATGAGCTTTTAGAAAAGTTTATGGACGATCCTAATAGTATTACCGAAGATGAAATTCATGTTGCTATTAGAAAAGCAACTGTTGAGATGAGAATTACTCCTATTATGTGTGGTTCGGCATTTAAAAACAAAGGTGTTCAGATGCTTTTGGATGCTGTTGTTGACTTCTTGCCTAGTCCTGCTGATCAGCCTGCGGTAACTGGTGTTCATCCAAGAACTGGAGAAGAGGAAACTCGTAGTATCGATGATACTAAATTTTCTGCTTTAGCATTTAAGATTGCAACTGACCCATTTGTTGGTCGTATTTGTTTCTTCCGTGTTTATAGTGGTAAATTAAAAGCAGGATCTTATGTGTTGAATGCTTCTACTGGTAAAAAAGAAAGAATTTCAAGGATTATGCAAATGCACTCCAATAAGCAAGAGCCTTTAGAGGAAATTGGTGTTGGTGATATTGGTGCAGCTGTAGGGTTCAAAACTATACGAACAGGTGATACTTTAACTGACTTAAGTAGTCCTATTGTTTTAGAGACTATGAAATTCCCAGAGCCAGTAATTAAAGTAGCTATTGAACCTAATACTCAGAAAGAAATGGATAAGCTAGGAATAGCTCTTCAAAAACTTGCTGAGGAGGATCCTACTTTTAGGGTACAAACTGATGAAGATACTGGACAGACCATTATTAGTGGGATGGGAGAGCTTCATCTAGATATCTTAGTGGATCGCTTGAAACGTGAATTTAAAGTAGATTGCACTCAGGGTCAGCCAATGGTTTCTTATAAAGAAGCTATTACTGCTTCGGTGAACCACCGTGAAGTATATAAAAAGCAGTCGGGTGGACGTGGTAAATTTGCTGATATCGTATTTGAAATGGGTCCTGCAGATGAAGGTTTTGTAGGTTTGCAGTTTGTCGACAGTGTTAAAGGTGGTAATATTCCTAAAGAATATATTCCGTCTATACAAAAAGGATTTACTATGGCTATGCAGAATGGTGTATTAGCTGGATACGGTGTCGATAGTTTAAAAGTAACTTTAACTGATGGTTCCTTCCATGCAGTGGATTCAGATCAATTGAGTTTTGAATTAGCCGCTAAATTAGCATTTAAAACAGCTGCTAAGAAAGCAAGTCCTGTTTTATTGGAGCCTATCATGAAAGTGGAAATTACAACCCCAGATGATTATTTAGGTGATGTAAGTGGTGACGTTAATCGTCGTCGTGGACAACTAGAAGGTATTGAAGCTAAATCAGGTTCTCAGGTAGTGAAAGCGAAAGTTCCATTGCGCGAGATGTTTGGTTATGTTACGGCTTTACGTACTATCACATCTGGAAGAGCTTCTTCAAGCATGGAATTCAGTCATTTTGCTGAAGCTCCAAAGTCTGTGGTGGAAGATGTAATGGGAGTGAAATAATATTCAGTTATCATATAAAAACAAGAATCGTGAGTCAGAGGATTAGAATTAAATTAAAATCGTATGATCATAATCTAGTTGACAAATCAGCTGAAAAGATTGTAAAAACTGTAAAAATTACAGGTGCAGTAGTTAATGGACCAATTCCATTACCAACTCATAAGAAAATCTATACAGTGAACAAATCAACATTTGTGAACAAGAAATCGAGAGAGCAATTCGAGTTGAACTCGTATAAAAGACTATTAGACATCTATAGCAGTAATGCTAAAACAATAGATTCTCTAATGCGTCTAGAGTTACCAAGTGGAGTTGAAGTAGAAATCAAAGTGTAATTTTAAAGGCTTTTTAAAATGTCAGGAATTATTGGAAAAAAAGTTGGGATGACCAGCATATTCGATGAAAATGGAAAAAACATTCCATGTACAGTAATCGAAGCTGGCCCCTGTGTAGTTACCCAAGTTCGTACCCTCGATAATGATGGTTACGAGGCTATTCAACTTGGCTATGACGACAAAAAAGAGAAGAATACCTCTAAAGCGTTGCGTGGTCACTTTGAAAAAGCCAAAACTACACCTAAGAGAGTTTTAATAGAATTCTCTAGATTCGAAGAAAAGAAAAAATTCGGTGAAAGTGTTACAGTTGAAGTATTCGCAGAAGGCGAGTATGTTGATGTAGCTGGTACCTCCAAAGGTAAAGGTTTCCAAGGTGTTGTAAAACGTCATGGATTTGCTGGAGTTAACGATGCTACTCACGGTCAGCACAACAGACTTAGAGCCCCTGGTTCAATCGGAGCGTCTTCATATCCTTCAAGAGTATTTAAAGGAATGAGAATGGCTGGTCAAATGGGTAATAAGAGAGTTAAAGTAATCAATTTACAAGTAGTAAAAATTGTACCTGAAAAGAACTTAATTGTAGTTAAGGGCTCTGTTCCAGGTTCAAAAGGATCATATTTAACAATTGAGAGATGGAAGTAGCAGTATATAGTGTAAGTGGAAAAGAAACCGGAAAGAAAGTTGTTCTGGATGAAAAAGTTTTTGGTATTGAACCAAATGATCATGCTATCTATCTAGCTGTGAAGCAGTACAATGCTAATCAAAGGCAAGGTACTCACAGTTCTAAAGAGGTAAGTATGCTTTCTGGTAGTACTAGGAAAATTAAGCGTCAAAAAGGTACAGGTACCGCTCGTGCTGGTAGCATCAAATCGCCTATTTTTAGAGGTGGTGCTCGCGTTTTTGGTCCTCAACCAAGAGTTTACAACTTTAAATTGAACAAGAAACTTAAGCGTTTGGCTCGTTTGTCAGCTTTAACTTATAAAGCTCAAGACTCAGCGATTAAAGTAATCGAAGACATCAATCTCGATAGTGCAAAAACCTCTCAAATGGTTAAGATTCTTAAGGATCTGGAATTGAGTGGAAAAAAGACACTAATCGTGTTGAATGATATAAATAATAATGTATATTTGTCGACTCGAAATTTACAGGGGGTTACAGTGTTAAGGGTTTCTGATTTAAATACTTATGAAATTCTTAAGGCAAAGAACCTAGTTATGGTAGAGAGTTCAGTGGAAGCTTTCTCTGAATTAGCATAGTTAGACTTGTAAATTCATCGATAATTTAAAAGACAAGAAAATGGGTATTATCATTAAGCCAATCATTACAGAGAAAATGACAGCGGTAACTGAAAAGTTTCCGAATCGTTATGGCTTTATTGTAAACAGAAATGCTAATAAAATCCAAATCAAAGCAGCTATTAAAGAGTTCTATGGTAAGGAAGCAGTTTCTGTTAATACAATGAATTATCTGGGCAAGTCAAAAAGTCGCTTTACAAAAGGTGGCTTTATCTCAGGAAAAGAAAATTCGTTTAAGAAGGCTATTGTGACTTTGGCCGAAGGCGAAACAATTGATTTTTATAGCAATATATAATTAGATGGCTTTAAAAAAATTCAAACCGACAACCCCGGGACAACGCTTTAAGTTAATAAGCACGTTCGACGATATTACCACCTCAACACCAGAGAAGAGTTTGTTGGAAGGTAAGAAAAAATCAGGTGGTAGAAACAGTAACGGGAAGATGACTATGCGCTATATAGGTGGTGGTCATAAAAAGAAGTATAGAATTATCGACTTTAAAAGAGATAAAGAAGGTATTCCTGCAAAAGTGAAAACGGTAGAGTATGATCCTAATAGATCGGCTCGTATCAGCTTATTAGTTTATGCTGATGGTGAGAAGAGATATATCATAGCTCCACATGGTATTGAAGTTGGACAAGAAGTTCTCAGCGGAAAAGATGCCACACCAGATGTAGGAAACACACTTTATTTAAGCGATATTCCATATGGTACAATCATTCATAATGTTGAATTGCGTCCTGGACAAGGAGCTAAAATGGCTCGTTCTGCAGGTAACTTTGCTCAACTAATGACTCGTGATGGTAAATTTGCAATCTTAAAAATGCCTAGTGGTGAAACAAGAATGATTCTTCAAACTTGTAAAGCTACAATCGGTATGGTATCTAACGGTGAACATAGTCTCGAAAGATCAGGTAAAGCTGGTAGAACTCGTTGGCAAGGTCGTCGTCCAAGAGTACGTGGTGTTGTAATGAATCCAGTTGATCACCCTATGGGTGGTGGTGAAGGCCGCCAGTCTGGAGGTCATCCAAGATCGCGTAATGGTATTCCTGCTAAAGGTTACAAAACTCGTAACAAGAAGAAGGATAGTAACAGGTATATCATCGATAGAAGAAAGAAGTAAGGAATTAAATATCATTAAATTATGAGTCGTTCATTAAAAAAAGGTCCATTTATCCATTATAAGCTAGAACAAAGAGTTCTTGCTAATGTGGAGGCAGACAAAAAAACTGTGGTTAAAACCTGGTCTAGAGCTTCTATGATATCTCCAGACTTCGTAGGACAAACCATAGCTGTTCATAATGGAAACAAATTTATTCCTGTTTACGTTACTGAGAATATGGTAGGTCATAAGTTAGGAGAATTTTCTCCAACTAGAATCTTCCGTGGACATGCAGGGAGCAAGAATAAAGGTAATAAATAAGAAAGATTGAATCACTATGGGATCCAGAAAACATAACACAGCAGAAAAGATCAAGGAAGCCAAAAAACAAGTGGCTTTTGCGAAATTGAATAACTGCCCCACATCTCCCCGAAAAATGAGATTGGTAGCAGACCTAGTGAGAGGAGAGAGCGTTGAAAAATCGTTATATATTTTGAAGCATTCACCAAAAGAAGCTTCAAATAGATTATATAAAGTTTTGCTTTCTGCCGTATCCAATTGGCAAGCTAAAAATACAGAAGAGCGCATGGAAGATGCTAATCTTTATGTGAAGGAAGTATATGTAGATAGCGGAAGACAATTGAAAAGAATTCAACCAGCACCACAAGGTCGTGCACATAGAGTTCGTAAGCGTTCTAATCACGTGACAGTAGTTGTTGATAGTAGAATTATTAAAGAAGAAAACTAATGGGACAAAAGACAAATCCAATCGGTTTAAGATTAGGAATCATCAAAGGATGGGACTCTAATTGGTTTGGTGGAAAGAAATTTGAAGAGAAATTGGTAGAAGACATGAAAATCAGAAAGTATCTTTCTGCACGTCTTAGTAAAGCCAGTGTTGCTAAAATCGCCATCGAACGTACTCTAAAATTAGTAACTATTACTGTTCACACTGCTCGTCCAGGTATCATTATTGGTAAAGGTGGTCAAGAGGTTGATAAACTAAAAGAAGAGTTAAAAAAACTCACTAAGAAAGAAGTTCAAATTAATATCTCAGAGATTAAACGCCCTGAATTAGAGGCAAGTTTAGTGGCTAAGAATGTAGCAAGTCAGATTGAAGGAAGAATTTCTTTCCGTCGTGCGATTAAAACTTCTATTGCATCTACTATGAGAGCTGGTGCCGAAGGCATCAAAATTCTTATTAGTGGTCGTGTAGGTGGTGCCGAAATGGCCCGTTCCGAAATGTATAAAGATGGTCGTATTCCATTGCACACTTTAAGAGCAGACATCGATTATTCACTAGCAGAAGCTCACACTACTTATGGCCGTATTGGTATTAAAGTGTGGATATGTAAAGGTGAGATCTATGGTAAACCAGAATTGGTTCCAACAGGTGCTCCTGAAAAAGGTGGAAAACAACGTCCCCATCAACAAAGAAGAAGAAAATAAATAGGAATAAGTAAATAAGTTTTAGATATGTTACAGCCTAGAAAAACAAAGTTCAGAAAGATGCAAAAAGGTAGAATGAAGGGCAACGCTCAGCGTGGTCACGAATTAGCTTTTGGCTCTTTTGGAATTAAATCTCTGGAAGAAACCTGGATGACAGGTAGACAAATCGAAGCAGCTCGTCAGGCTATTACTCGTAAGATGAAGCGACAAGGGCAACTTTGGATTAGAGTCTTTCCAGATAAACCAGTAACTAAAAAACCAGCTGAAGTAAGAATGGGAAAAGGTAAAGGTGCCCCTGAATTATTTGTAGCTCGTGTTTCACCAGGTAGAATAATTTTTGAATCTGCAGGTGTGGATTTCGCCACTGCTAAAGAGTCTATGAGACTTGGTGCGCAAAAATTGCCTGTTCTTACAAAATTTGTAGTTCGAAGAGATTACGTAGAAGATTAAAAAATTACGAAGATGAAAAATTCAGAAATAAAAGAATTATCTACCAAAGATATACAGGAAAAACTAGAAGATCAAAAAATGATCCTCGATAAAGCCCGTTTAAATCATGCCGTTTCTCCATTGGAAAACCCCAATGTGTTAAAAGAGTATAGAAAAACTATTGCAAGGTTAATGACTGAATTAAACAACAGACAACCAGCAGATAAATAATTTTTGAAATGGAAAGAAATTTAAGAAAAGAGAGAGTTGGGCTCGTTGTTAGCAATAAAATGGACCGTTCCATTGTGGTGGAGATTGAAACGAAAAAAAAGCACCCCATTTATGGTAAGTTCGTAAAGCAGACCAACAAGCTCATGGCTCATGACGATGCTAATGATTGTAACATTGGTGACACTGTTAAAATCATGGAAACTCGTCCTTTGAGCAAGAATAAGCGTTGGAGACTAGTAGAAATCATTGAAAGAGCTAAATAATTATGTTACAACAAGAAAGTAGAAGTGGTGTTGCGGACAACAGTGGTGCTAAAGAGGTACTTGTTATTAAGGTCTTAGGTGGTACTGGTCGTCGCTATGCATCATTAGGTGATAAAGTAGTAGTTACCGTAAAATCAGCTGTTCCAAGTAGTGGTATGAAAAAAGGTACCGTTGTTACAGCCGTTGTAGTTCGTACTAAAAAAGAAGTGAGAAGACCTGATGGTTCTTATATTCGCTTTGATGATAATGCGGTTGTTTTATTAAACGCTGCTGGAGAGATGTCAGGAACGCGTATTTTTGGTCCTGTTGCTCGCGAATTACGTGAAAAAGATTTTATGAAAATTGTTTCTCTTGCACCTGAGGTGTTATAAAAAGAATAAACTATGAGTGTAAAATTAAATATTAAAAAGGGAGATACTGTTAAGGTAATCAGTGGCGAGTCTAAAGGAAAACAAGGACGAGTTTTAAGAATTGATGCTGCAACAGGAAGAGCCGTTGTTGAAGGTGCTAATCTTATAAAGAAGCACTCTAAACCAAATGCTCAAAATCCCCAGGGTGGAATAGTTGAGCAAGAAGCTCCTATTCATATGTCCAATCTTATGATTGTGGACGCTAAAGGAAATACCACCCGAATCGGTAAGAAAATAGATGAAAAAACTGGAAAATCAGTAAGATTTTCAAAAAAATCAGGGGAGGTGATTAAATAATGTACACACCAAGATTACAGGAAAAATATTCCAAAGAAGTTGCACCTGCTTTAATGAAGGAGTTTGGCTATACAAGCAGTATGCAAATACCCAAGATTACGAAAATTTCGTTGAATCAAGGATTAGGTGAAGCTATTACCGATAAGAAAAGAATCGATACTGGTCTAGAAGAAATGACAATGATTGCTGGTCAAAGAGCAGTCTCTACTAAGTCTAAAAGAGATATCTCTAACTTTAAGGTTAGAAAAGGTATGCCAATTGGAGTTAGAGTTACTTTAAGAAGACAAAACATGTATGAATTTTTTGATCGTTTGGTATCAGTTTCTATTCCTCGTGTACGTGACTTCCGTGGTATCAATGAAAAAGGTTTTGATGGACGTGGCAACTTTACTTTCGGAGTTCCAGAACAAATCATTTTCCCTGAAATTGATATCGATAAAGTAACAAAAATCAATGGTATGAATATTACTATTGTTACCTCAGCTAAAACTGATAAAGAGTGCTACGCTCTATTAAAAGAATTTGGCTTCCCATTCAAAAACAATAAAAAGAGTTAATTATGGCTAAAGAATCAATGAAAGCGAGAGAAGTCAAAAGACAAAAACTCGTTGATAAATATGCTAATAAAAGAGCTGAATTGAAAGCTGCTGGTGATAATGTTGGACTACAAAAGTTACCTAGAAATTCAAATCCAATTCGCCTTCATAATCGCTGTAAATTGACTGGTAGACCTAAAGGTTATATGCGTCAGTTTGGAGTATCACGTATTAATTTCCGTGAAATGGCAAATAATGGGTTGATTCCTGGTGTTAAGAAAGCCAGTTGGTAATTTTTAATTTATAAAAACGGATAATAATGAATACAGATCCAATTGCAGATTACTTAACAAGATTAAGAAACGCCATAAGTGCTAATCATAGAATCGTTGATGTTCCTCATTCTAAATTGAAACTGAACATTACAAAGATTTTGTTTGAAAAGGGATATATTCTTCAATACAAAGTTGAAAATGAAGGTACTATCGATAGCAATATTAAAATCGCTTTAAAATATCACCCACAAACAAAAATGAGTGCTATTAAAGAGTTGAAGCGTGTGAGTAAGCCAGGTTTGCGTGTTTATAAAGGCGCTGACGATTTACCACGTGTTATTAATGGTCTTGGAGTGGCTATCATCTCTACATCTAAAGGTGTAATTACTGATAAAGAAGCTCGCAGAGAGAACATTGGTGGTGAAATATTATGTTACGTAAGTTAATTAGAGGAGAATAATAATGTCAAGAATCGGAAAATTACCCATTCCTGTTACCTCAGGAGTTACTGTTGAAGTTTCAAAAGAAAACTTGGTCACAGTAAAGGGAAAATTAGGCGAATTGCAACAACAAGTAGATCCTGCTATTACTCTTAAAATAGAGGATGGAATAGTTACTTTAGATCGTGCTACAGAATCAAAAGACCATCGCTCAAAGCATGGATTATATAGATCTTTGATTTCAAACATGATTCAAGGTGTTTCAGAAGGATTCAAAACGGTACAAGAATTAGTTGGTGTAGGTTATAAAGTAGATGTTCAAGGTCAAGTTTTAGACTTTGCTTTGGGTTTCTCTCACCATGTGTATTTTGTGCTTCCTGAAGAAGTAAAGGCAGAAGCTGTTACTGAAAGAGGTAAGAATCCTACCTTAACTATGACTTCACACGATAAGCAATTATTAGGTCAAGTTGCAGCTAAAGTAAGATCATTACGTAAGCCTGAGCCATATAAAGGAAAGGGAATCAAATTCCAAGGTGAAGAGCTTAGAAAGAAAGTTGGTAAATCAGCCGCTAAGTAATAATTAATTATACTTGCCTGGTGATAAAGCCAGGGAATTAATGTCTTTAGAAAATGAAAGTAAAGAACAGAAAAGAGTATCGTAGACTCAAAATAAAGAGACGTATCAGAAAGACCGTTGAAGGTAGTGCTGTTCGTCCAAGAATGACTGTTTTTAGAAGTAATAAACAGATTTATGTTCAGCTTGTGGATGATGCTGCAGGACATACTGTACTTGCTGCTTCTTCAACAGAGGAGAATATTGTCGGACAAAAAGTAACAAAAATTGAACAGGCTGCATTAGTAGGTAAACTCGTTGCCGAAAAAGCAAAAGAAGCTGGTATCACCGAAGTTGTTTTTGATCGTAACGGATATTTGTATCATGGTCGTATTAAATCATTAGCTGAAGCTGCTAGAACTAGCGGCCTAAAATTATAATCAATTATGGCAAATAAGAATTTAAAAAGAGTAAAATCCAGCGAAATTGAATTCAAAGATAGACTGGTTAGTATTCAAAGAGTAACAAAAGTTACAAAAGGTGGTAGAACCTTTAGCTTTTCAGCTATTGTTGTAGTTGGAAACGAGAATGGTGTCGTAGGTTATGGTTTAGGTAAAGCAAACGAAGTATCTGCAGCAATTGCTAAAGGTGTTGATGATGCTAAGAAACATTTAATAAAAATTCCTGTTCTTAAAGGAACATTACCTCACGAACAAACTGGCCGCTATAGCGGTGCACGAGTATTTATGAAGCCTGCTGCTCCTGGTACTGGAGTAATTGCTGGTGGAGCGATGCGTGCTGTTTTTGAGAGTGTGGGAGTTAAGGATGTATTAGCAAAATCTAAAGGTTCATCAAATCCACACTCAGTGGTAAAGGCGACTATAGATGCTTTGACTAACCTCAGAGATCCAAAAACAATAGCACAGCTTAGAAATGTTGATTTAGACACAGTATTTAACGGATAAAATCAGGCATAATGGAAAGAAAAGTAAGAATCAAGCAGGTAAGAAGTAGAATTGGTCATCCAAAAGATCAAAAAGCAACCCTTGACGCTCTTGGCCTGACTAAAATGAATCAGGTTAAAGAACTAACGTTGAATGGTCCTTTAGAGGGTATGGTCAACAAAGTGAAACATTTATTACTAATCGAAGAAATTTAAATTATATAATCATGGATTTAAGTAATTTAAAACCGGCAGAGGGAGCAACTCACTCAGATAAAAGAATTGGTCGTGGACAAGGATCTGGCAAAGGTGGAACATCTACTAGAGGTCATAAAGGTGCAAAGTCACGTTCTGGTTACAAACGTAAAAGAGGATTTGAAGGTGGTCAAATGCCATTATTCAGACGCGTTCCTAAATTTGGTTTCAAAAATATAAATAGAGTAGAGTATCGCGGTATTAACGTGGACGCTATTCAGAAAATTGCTGAAGAATTAGAACTTCAAGCAATAACAATAGACGTTTTAATTGAGAATGGTTTGGTTAACAAGAAAGATAGAGTTAAAGTATTGGGAAGAGGTGAGTTGACAGCTAAAGTGGACATAACAGCCCATGCCTTTTCTGCGTCTGCAACTAAATTAATCGAAGCACAAGGTGGTACAGCAACTACCATTTAAAACCAATTTTCATGAAAAAACTAATCGAAACTATTAGAAATATCTTTAAAATAGAGGATCTTCGCAAGAGGATTCTCTATACCTTAGGTGTTATTCTGATATATAGACTGGGATCTTATGTGGTTCTGCCAGGTGTAGATCCTACTCAGTTAGCAGCATTAAAAAATCAAACTGATTCAGGATTATTAGGCTTATTGAATATGTTCTCTGGTGGAGCATTTTCTAATGCATCTATTTTTGCATTGGGTATCATGCCTTATATTTCTGCTTCTATTGTGATTCAGCTGTTAGGAATGGCTATTCCCTATTTTCAGAAACTACAGAAAGAAGGAGAAAGTGGAAGAAATAAAATCAATCAAATTACACGTTGGTTAACTGTTGCAATTACTGCATTTCAGGCTCCAGCGTATATTACTAATTTGATTTCTCAACTTCCTGCACAAGCAATTTCACCTTTTGACCCTAATATTACATCTCCTACTACATTTTTTTGGATATCTAGCATCCTAATATTAGTTGCTGGAACTTTATTTGTAATGTGGTTAGGTGAAAGAATTACAGAAAAAGGAATTGGAAACGGTATCTCTCTTATCATTATGATAGGTATTATTGCGAACTTACCTTTCGCTTTATTCAGTGAGTTTGCTTCTCGTATGGAGCAGTCTGGAGGAGGATTGGTGGTGTTTATTATTGAAATTGCAGTATTAGTATTTGTTGTGCTGTTAACTATTCTTCTTGTACAAGGTACACGCCGTATTCCAGTGCAGTATGCTAAAAGAATTGTTGGTAATAAACAGTATGGTGGTGTTCGCCAGTATATTCCTTTAAAGGTTAATGCTGCAGGTGTTATGCCTATCATCTTTGCTCAGGCAATTATGTTCTTACCCATTACTTTTGCTGGTTTTTCTGAATCAGAAGGAATGAGTGCTTTTGCAGCAACTTTTTCCAATATCAATGGGTTTTGGTATAACTTAGTATTCTTTATCGTTATTATTATCTTCACCTATTTCTATACAGCGGTTACAATTAACCCTAATCAAATGGCTGATGATATGAAGAAAAATGGTGGTTTTATTCCCGGTGTTA from Lentimicrobium sp. L6 includes the following:
- the rpmC gene encoding 50S ribosomal protein L29, producing the protein MKNSEIKELSTKDIQEKLEDQKMILDKARLNHAVSPLENPNVLKEYRKTIARLMTELNNRQPADK
- the rpsQ gene encoding 30S ribosomal protein S17 — encoded protein: MERNLRKERVGLVVSNKMDRSIVVEIETKKKHPIYGKFVKQTNKLMAHDDANDCNIGDTVKIMETRPLSKNKRWRLVEIIERAK
- the rpsH gene encoding 30S ribosomal protein S8 → MNTDPIADYLTRLRNAISANHRIVDVPHSKLKLNITKILFEKGYILQYKVENEGTIDSNIKIALKYHPQTKMSAIKELKRVSKPGLRVYKGADDLPRVINGLGVAIISTSKGVITDKEARRENIGGEILCYVS
- the rplX gene encoding 50S ribosomal protein L24; this translates as MSVKLNIKKGDTVKVISGESKGKQGRVLRIDAATGRAVVEGANLIKKHSKPNAQNPQGGIVEQEAPIHMSNLMIVDAKGNTTRIGKKIDEKTGKSVRFSKKSGEVIK
- the rpmD gene encoding 50S ribosomal protein L30, coding for MERKVRIKQVRSRIGHPKDQKATLDALGLTKMNQVKELTLNGPLEGMVNKVKHLLLIEEI
- the rpsC gene encoding 30S ribosomal protein S3, whose amino-acid sequence is MGQKTNPIGLRLGIIKGWDSNWFGGKKFEEKLVEDMKIRKYLSARLSKASVAKIAIERTLKLVTITVHTARPGIIIGKGGQEVDKLKEELKKLTKKEVQINISEIKRPELEASLVAKNVASQIEGRISFRRAIKTSIASTMRAGAEGIKILISGRVGGAEMARSEMYKDGRIPLHTLRADIDYSLAEAHTTYGRIGIKVWICKGEIYGKPELVPTGAPEKGGKQRPHQQRRRK
- the rpsN gene encoding 30S ribosomal protein S14 translates to MAKESMKAREVKRQKLVDKYANKRAELKAAGDNVGLQKLPRNSNPIRLHNRCKLTGRPKGYMRQFGVSRINFREMANNGLIPGVKKASW
- the rplF gene encoding 50S ribosomal protein L6, coding for MSRIGKLPIPVTSGVTVEVSKENLVTVKGKLGELQQQVDPAITLKIEDGIVTLDRATESKDHRSKHGLYRSLISNMIQGVSEGFKTVQELVGVGYKVDVQGQVLDFALGFSHHVYFVLPEEVKAEAVTERGKNPTLTMTSHDKQLLGQVAAKVRSLRKPEPYKGKGIKFQGEELRKKVGKSAAK
- the rplE gene encoding 50S ribosomal protein L5 is translated as MMYTPRLQEKYSKEVAPALMKEFGYTSSMQIPKITKISLNQGLGEAITDKKRIDTGLEEMTMIAGQRAVSTKSKRDISNFKVRKGMPIGVRVTLRRQNMYEFFDRLVSVSIPRVRDFRGINEKGFDGRGNFTFGVPEQIIFPEIDIDKVTKINGMNITIVTSAKTDKECYALLKEFGFPFKNNKKS
- the rpsE gene encoding 30S ribosomal protein S5, which encodes MANKNLKRVKSSEIEFKDRLVSIQRVTKVTKGGRTFSFSAIVVVGNENGVVGYGLGKANEVSAAIAKGVDDAKKHLIKIPVLKGTLPHEQTGRYSGARVFMKPAAPGTGVIAGGAMRAVFESVGVKDVLAKSKGSSNPHSVVKATIDALTNLRDPKTIAQLRNVDLDTVFNG
- the rplN gene encoding 50S ribosomal protein L14 — protein: MLQQESRSGVADNSGAKEVLVIKVLGGTGRRYASLGDKVVVTVKSAVPSSGMKKGTVVTAVVVRTKKEVRRPDGSYIRFDDNAVVLLNAAGEMSGTRIFGPVARELREKDFMKIVSLAPEVL
- the rplO gene encoding 50S ribosomal protein L15 encodes the protein MDLSNLKPAEGATHSDKRIGRGQGSGKGGTSTRGHKGAKSRSGYKRKRGFEGGQMPLFRRVPKFGFKNINRVEYRGINVDAIQKIAEELELQAITIDVLIENGLVNKKDRVKVLGRGELTAKVDITAHAFSASATKLIEAQGGTATTI
- the rplR gene encoding 50S ribosomal protein L18 yields the protein MKVKNRKEYRRLKIKRRIRKTVEGSAVRPRMTVFRSNKQIYVQLVDDAAGHTVLAASSTEENIVGQKVTKIEQAALVGKLVAEKAKEAGITEVVFDRNGYLYHGRIKSLAEAARTSGLKL
- the rplP gene encoding 50S ribosomal protein L16; translation: MLQPRKTKFRKMQKGRMKGNAQRGHELAFGSFGIKSLEETWMTGRQIEAARQAITRKMKRQGQLWIRVFPDKPVTKKPAEVRMGKGKGAPELFVARVSPGRIIFESAGVDFATAKESMRLGAQKLPVLTKFVVRRDYVED